A region of the Magnetospirillum sp. WYHS-4 genome:
GCCCCGCCTGGATAGCCGGCTCGACCGCGACCTGGGCTTCGACAGCCTGGGGCGGGTGGAACTGCTGGCCCGCCTGGAAAGGGAATTCGGCGCCGCCCTCCCCGAAGCCGCTTTCGCCGAGGCCGAAACGCCCCGCGACCTGCTGCGCTTTCTCGCCAGCGCCGCCCCGACGCAGGCCGCCGCCGCCCTCGCCCCCGCCGCCCCCGCC
Encoded here:
- a CDS encoding acyl carrier protein, which produces MPDRVPPSDDARLLALVGQVAGELHPGRKAPPPRLDSRLDRDLGFDSLGRVELLARLEREFGAALPEAAFAEAETPRDLLRFLASAAPTQAAAALAPAAPA